The proteins below are encoded in one region of Anaerosporomusa subterranea:
- the prmC gene encoding peptide chain release factor N(5)-glutamine methyltransferase produces the protein MEIKPSVWTIGEILQWTKQYFSGKGVDNPRLDAEVLLSHILHRDRLYLYVHYDQPLAPDELIAFRECVRKRAARIPVAYITGEREFFGLMFTVSADVLVPRPETELLVEAVLKRLESRPAPRIVDLGTGSGAIAVSLLTQLPAATAVAIDISAAALVIAEENAKRHGLADRLELRQGDFWQPAAGMLFDAIVSNPPYIPADDVAALAPEVRTEPVLALDGGKDGLDYYRRLLTDGYSHLAPGGFMAIEIGISQADAIRSLAEQSPFVIQEILLDYAGIERVVVLTGRGRENVEN, from the coding sequence ATGGAAATAAAACCGTCTGTGTGGACGATCGGTGAAATCTTGCAATGGACGAAGCAGTACTTCAGCGGTAAAGGTGTGGATAATCCCAGACTTGACGCCGAGGTGCTGCTTTCCCATATTCTACACCGAGATAGGTTATACTTATATGTACACTATGACCAACCGCTGGCGCCGGATGAATTGATTGCTTTCCGTGAGTGTGTTCGCAAACGGGCAGCTCGCATTCCGGTTGCTTATATTACTGGCGAAAGAGAATTCTTTGGTCTGATGTTTACGGTTTCTGCTGACGTGCTTGTTCCCCGCCCGGAAACCGAGTTACTGGTGGAAGCAGTGTTGAAACGGCTAGAAAGCAGACCTGCGCCACGGATAGTGGATTTGGGGACAGGAAGCGGCGCGATCGCTGTTAGCCTATTAACACAATTGCCTGCTGCCACAGCTGTCGCGATAGATATCTCTGCAGCCGCACTGGTGATTGCTGAAGAAAATGCTAAACGCCATGGGTTGGCAGATCGACTGGAATTGAGACAGGGCGATTTCTGGCAGCCTGCTGCTGGTATGCTGTTCGACGCGATCGTCTCTAATCCACCCTATATACCGGCAGACGATGTTGCCGCGCTTGCTCCTGAGGTTAGAACCGAGCCAGTTTTAGCACTTGATGGCGGTAAGGATGGTCTCGACTACTATCGCCGCCTGCTGACAGATGGCTATTCACATCTTGCGCCAGGCGGATTCATGGCCATCGAAATCGGTATTAGCCAGGCTGATGCTATTCGATCGCTGGCAGAACAATCGCCATTTGTCATTCAAGAAATACTTTTAGACTACGCTGGCATTGAGCGGGTAGTGGTACTGACTGGTAGGGGGAGAGAAAATGTTGAAAACTGA
- a CDS encoding L-threonylcarbamoyladenylate synthase, whose product MKTEIRKINPLQPEQTIIMQAASIISNGGLVAFPTETVYGLGANGLDDVAARRIFAAKGRPADNPLILHIADQAEIRPLVKSVPANAIALMNAFWPGPLTVVLERSELVPDAVTAGLDTVAIRLPRSLIARRLIQAAGVPIAAPSANASGRPSPTTAQAVWFDLVGKLDMILDGGQCDVGLESTVVDCTTPVPTLLRPGGITREMLLAVLGELELDRNLSDQTSAPRSPGMKYTHYAPAAPMILIDALPPADTVKLLLREVNLALAAGKRVGAVTSAETAALLPKGVLGAVYGPRGDKEQMAGNVYECLRRFDKSPVDVIFGEAVDEAGIGLAIMNRLRKAAGYRIISG is encoded by the coding sequence TTGAAAACTGAAATTCGTAAAATCAACCCCTTACAGCCAGAGCAGACTATTATCATGCAAGCTGCCAGCATTATCAGTAATGGCGGTCTGGTTGCTTTCCCTACCGAAACTGTCTATGGCTTAGGTGCGAACGGCCTTGACGATGTCGCCGCGCGTCGAATCTTCGCCGCTAAGGGAAGGCCTGCTGATAACCCGTTGATCTTACATATTGCAGATCAGGCAGAAATCCGCCCCTTAGTCAAAAGTGTGCCAGCCAATGCTATAGCGTTAATGAACGCGTTTTGGCCAGGCCCGCTCACTGTTGTCCTCGAACGTAGTGAATTAGTGCCTGACGCGGTAACTGCAGGACTTGATACAGTTGCTATTCGGTTGCCACGGTCTCTGATCGCCAGACGCTTGATTCAAGCCGCTGGCGTACCGATCGCCGCCCCTAGCGCGAATGCGTCTGGTCGGCCGAGTCCAACCACAGCGCAAGCGGTTTGGTTTGATCTGGTTGGCAAGCTGGACATGATTCTCGATGGCGGTCAGTGTGATGTTGGTCTGGAGTCCACGGTAGTTGACTGCACTACACCGGTGCCAACTTTGTTGCGCCCAGGCGGGATTACCCGCGAAATGCTGCTCGCTGTTCTCGGAGAACTGGAGCTTGATCGCAATTTGTCAGACCAAACGTCAGCCCCCCGATCACCGGGGATGAAATATACACATTATGCGCCTGCCGCACCGATGATTCTAATTGACGCATTGCCGCCGGCCGATACAGTCAAGCTCTTATTGCGCGAAGTCAATCTGGCCCTAGCTGCGGGAAAGCGGGTTGGGGCAGTTACTTCGGCGGAAACCGCGGCTCTGTTGCCTAAAGGTGTACTTGGTGCAGTCTACGGTCCGCGTGGTGATAAAGAACAGATGGCTGGTAACGTGTATGAGTGCTTGCGCCGTTTTGACAAATCTCCGGTTGATGTGATTTTTGGCGAAGCGGTTGATGAGGCAGGCATTGGCTTAGCGATTATGAACCGTCTGCGTAAGGCTGCCGGTTATCGCATAATCTCAGGCTAG
- a CDS encoding manganese efflux pump MntP family protein, with translation MSTFEFFALSIALGADMFSVAVPIGMNNVRRRLIVRAAAIFALFHIGMILLGYYAGSWICRFVEHLGTYHFDCPTVLVENLAQGIGALVLAGLGVEMIVDYFNDDENGVVGSKLLQGKAMLVIAVSVSIDALAAGFSLGMLAVDLWRLTAILGLVIFTIAIIGLGLGHKIGRRLDGKSELVGGAMLLILALHLLYSAFV, from the coding sequence GTGAGTACGTTTGAATTTTTTGCTCTGAGCATAGCTCTTGGTGCAGATATGTTTTCTGTCGCTGTGCCAATTGGCATGAATAACGTCCGTCGCCGTCTAATTGTTAGGGCAGCTGCAATCTTCGCACTGTTTCATATTGGCATGATTCTGCTAGGCTATTATGCTGGTAGTTGGATTTGCCGTTTCGTCGAACATTTGGGGACGTACCACTTTGACTGCCCAACAGTGCTCGTCGAAAACTTGGCTCAAGGTATTGGCGCCTTGGTTTTGGCTGGGCTGGGGGTCGAGATGATTGTAGATTATTTTAACGATGACGAAAATGGTGTTGTTGGCAGCAAGCTGCTACAGGGCAAAGCGATGCTGGTCATTGCCGTCAGTGTCAGCATAGATGCGCTGGCTGCAGGTTTTAGTCTGGGCATGCTGGCGGTCGATTTATGGCGGCTTACTGCTATTCTTGGACTGGTGATTTTTACTATTGCGATTATTGGGCTGGGGCTTGGCCATAAGATCGGACGCCGGCTTGACGGAAAGTCAGAACTAGTCGGCGGCGCAATGTTGCTGATTTTAGCGCTGCATTTGCTATATTCCGCATTTGTTTAA
- a CDS encoding low molecular weight protein arginine phosphatase: MLRVLFVCTGNTCRSPMAEALLRSKADSLGCSDMMVLSAGVGAWAGAPASSGALSAMSELNIDLSSHQSRQIAAEYVAAADLILTMTENHRRYLIAAFPEAVDKAITLGEFAGTGQDVADPYGGDAEQYRTCATQIQALLELSWEKIVERAGKKAAVEKEK, translated from the coding sequence ATGCTTCGCGTTTTATTTGTCTGTACCGGCAACACCTGCCGCAGTCCGATGGCTGAGGCCCTGCTGCGCAGCAAAGCCGACTCTCTTGGCTGTAGCGACATGATGGTCCTATCAGCCGGGGTTGGCGCTTGGGCGGGAGCCCCAGCTTCTAGCGGCGCGCTTTCGGCGATGAGTGAGCTAAATATTGATTTGAGTAGTCATCAATCACGGCAAATTGCGGCAGAGTATGTGGCAGCAGCAGATTTAATTTTGACCATGACTGAGAACCATCGCCGCTACCTGATTGCTGCTTTTCCGGAAGCTGTAGATAAGGCCATCACTCTAGGGGAGTTTGCCGGAACCGGCCAAGATGTGGCCGATCCCTATGGCGGCGATGCGGAGCAATATCGCACCTGCGCAACACAAATACAGGCATTGCTCGAACTGTCGTGGGAAAAAATTGTCGAGCGGGCAGGAAAAAAGGCAGCGGTGGAGAAAGAAAAGTGA
- the rpiB gene encoding ribose 5-phosphate isomerase B produces MTLAIGSDHGGFHLKETIKQHLEARGFAYRDFGTCSTTSVDYPDFAQTVAQAVADGECERGILICGTGVGISIAANKVKGIRAALCHDVFSAQMSREHNDANILALGERVVGPGLALMIVDTWLTAKFAGGRHEQRVKKITALEQE; encoded by the coding sequence ATGACTCTGGCAATTGGTAGTGATCATGGTGGCTTTCACCTAAAAGAAACCATTAAACAACATCTTGAAGCAAGAGGCTTCGCTTACCGCGATTTTGGGACATGCTCGACCACATCGGTCGACTACCCGGATTTCGCTCAGACGGTAGCCCAAGCTGTAGCAGACGGCGAATGTGAACGCGGTATTCTTATCTGCGGCACAGGCGTTGGCATCTCGATAGCGGCAAATAAAGTCAAAGGAATTCGCGCCGCTCTCTGTCATGACGTGTTTTCGGCTCAAATGTCGCGAGAACATAATGATGCCAACATTTTAGCACTGGGAGAGCGCGTAGTTGGCCCAGGACTGGCGTTGATGATTGTCGATACTTGGCTGACGGCTAAGTTCGCGGGCGGACGCCATGAGCAACGGGTGAAAAAAATCACTGCCCTTGAACAGGAGTGA
- a CDS encoding TIGR01440 family protein: MTAEIERIARETRDVAEELLAVAGLASGAILVVGCSTSEVKGERIGSAGSEETAAAILDSLLAACRRRGLYLAIQCCEHLNRALVVERDVLLTNNLTQVSAIPVLKAGGAMAATAMQRFTHPVLVETIEADAGIDIGLTLIGMHLKRVAIPIRLSQKTIGQALVNAARTRPKLIGGARAVYE, translated from the coding sequence ATGACAGCTGAGATTGAGCGTATTGCACGGGAAACACGAGACGTGGCTGAAGAACTGTTGGCTGTGGCCGGTCTTGCCTCAGGCGCCATTTTAGTTGTAGGCTGTAGTACCAGTGAAGTGAAGGGGGAAAGGATCGGTTCTGCTGGATCTGAGGAAACTGCGGCGGCGATTCTTGATAGTTTATTGGCTGCTTGCCGGCGGCGCGGCCTATACCTGGCGATTCAGTGCTGCGAGCACCTCAACCGAGCGTTGGTGGTAGAACGTGATGTTCTGCTGACAAACAATCTGACCCAAGTCAGCGCTATTCCGGTTCTCAAGGCTGGAGGCGCTATGGCCGCGACCGCAATGCAACGCTTTACTCATCCGGTGCTGGTAGAAACGATCGAAGCCGATGCCGGGATTGATATCGGGCTGACGCTGATTGGCATGCACCTGAAGCGGGTGGCTATCCCTATCCGCCTTAGCCAAAAGACAATTGGACAAGCTCTTGTCAATGCTGCCCGAACTCGTCCAAAACTTATTGGTGGTGCCCGGGCTGTCTACGAATAA
- the glyA gene encoding serine hydroxymethyltransferase encodes MSILSSFDPEIAEAIRLELSRQQNKLELIASENFVSKAVLEAQGSILTNKYAEGYPGARYYGGCEHVDVIERIAIERAKDLFAAEHANVQPHSGAQANTAVYFAFLEPGDVILGMNLSHGGHLTHGSPVNISGKYYKVISYGVDESNQRIDYDAVRALAKEHKPKMLVVGASAYPRVIDFARMGEIAREAGALMMVDMAHIAGLVAAGLHPSPVPYADIVTTTTHKTLRGPRGGLILCRAQYAKAIDKAIFPGIQGGPLMHAIAAKAVALREAQTEEFRLYQEQILRNAATLADELRKSGFTLVSGGTDNHLMLIDVRPQGLTGKQAEKLLDEIGVTVNKNTIPFDPASPFVTSGIRLGTPALTSRGMKEAAMEKVAEIIALTLSRPEDEIAKNTARGMVSRLCAQYPLYADE; translated from the coding sequence ATGTCGATTCTTTCTAGTTTTGATCCAGAGATTGCTGAAGCAATTCGCTTGGAGTTGTCCAGGCAACAGAATAAGCTTGAACTCATAGCGTCAGAGAATTTTGTCTCAAAAGCTGTATTGGAAGCACAAGGATCGATCTTGACCAACAAATATGCTGAAGGATATCCAGGCGCCCGATATTATGGCGGCTGTGAGCATGTTGACGTTATTGAGCGTATCGCCATCGAGCGCGCTAAGGACCTTTTTGCCGCTGAACACGCCAATGTGCAGCCTCATTCAGGCGCTCAGGCGAACACGGCCGTATACTTTGCCTTCCTCGAGCCAGGCGATGTCATCCTCGGCATGAACCTATCTCATGGCGGCCATCTGACTCATGGCAGTCCTGTTAACATTTCGGGCAAATATTACAAAGTCATTTCTTATGGTGTTGACGAGAGTAATCAGCGAATTGACTATGATGCCGTCCGAGCGTTGGCGAAAGAGCATAAGCCAAAAATGCTGGTCGTGGGCGCCAGCGCCTATCCTCGGGTAATTGACTTTGCCCGTATGGGTGAGATTGCCCGCGAGGCAGGCGCTTTGATGATGGTCGATATGGCTCATATCGCCGGCTTGGTGGCTGCGGGACTTCATCCCAGCCCGGTGCCGTATGCTGATATTGTAACTACAACTACCCATAAAACATTGCGTGGTCCTCGTGGCGGCCTTATTCTCTGTCGGGCTCAATACGCCAAGGCGATTGACAAGGCTATTTTCCCCGGCATTCAGGGTGGGCCGCTGATGCATGCAATTGCCGCCAAGGCGGTAGCACTGCGTGAGGCCCAAACGGAAGAATTCCGCCTTTACCAGGAGCAAATTCTGAGGAATGCTGCCACTTTGGCTGACGAACTGCGAAAGTCTGGCTTTACCTTGGTATCAGGCGGCACAGATAATCATCTGATGCTAATCGATGTACGCCCCCAGGGACTGACTGGCAAACAAGCCGAAAAGCTGCTTGATGAGATTGGAGTGACTGTTAATAAAAACACTATTCCTTTCGATCCAGCCAGCCCGTTTGTCACCAGCGGCATTCGATTGGGAACTCCGGCGCTTACCTCGCGTGGTATGAAAGAAGCTGCAATGGAGAAAGTCGCTGAAATCATCGCTTTAACTTTGAGCCGACCGGAAGATGAGATCGCTAAAAATACGGCGCGCGGCATGGTTAGCCGGCTTTGCGCGCAGTACCCGCTGTACGCGGACGAATAG
- the upp gene encoding uracil phosphoribosyltransferase, producing MQVRVIDHPLIQHKLTLIRDVKTGPKEFRELLEEVAMLMAYEITRDLPLETTMIETPVAQCACKVLSGKKISVVPILRAGLGMVNGVLRLIPAAKVGHVGLYRDPETLMPVEYYCKLPSDIAEREIVVIDPMLATGGSSAACIELLKRKGARHIKLMCLVAAPEGIHLVNNQHPDVEIYTAAVDEKLNDHGYIVPGLGDAGDRIFGTK from the coding sequence ATGCAAGTACGAGTCATTGATCATCCGCTCATCCAACACAAACTGACCCTAATCCGGGACGTTAAAACCGGTCCCAAGGAATTCCGCGAGCTACTTGAGGAAGTCGCTATGCTTATGGCCTATGAGATCACCCGTGACCTGCCGCTTGAAACCACGATGATTGAGACTCCAGTGGCCCAATGCGCCTGTAAGGTATTGTCAGGCAAGAAAATTAGCGTTGTTCCCATCCTGCGCGCTGGTCTTGGCATGGTTAACGGTGTGTTACGCCTTATCCCTGCCGCCAAGGTCGGTCATGTTGGACTGTACCGTGATCCGGAAACCCTTATGCCGGTTGAATACTATTGCAAACTGCCCAGTGATATAGCTGAACGTGAAATTGTTGTCATTGACCCGATGCTGGCGACCGGCGGCTCTTCTGCAGCCTGCATTGAATTGTTAAAACGCAAAGGCGCCCGTCACATTAAGTTAATGTGCCTGGTAGCCGCGCCTGAGGGTATCCACCTTGTTAACAATCAGCACCCCGATGTTGAAATTTACACGGCAGCGGTTGATGAAAAACTTAACGACCACGGCTACATCGTTCCGGGGTTGGGCGATGCTGGCGACCGTATTTTCGGTACAAAATAG
- a CDS encoding deoxycytidylate deaminase has translation MARPSWDEYFMQIADVVATRSTCCRRQVGAAIVKGKRLLTTGYNGAPQGLAHCLEIGCMREKLGIPSGERHELCRGLHAEQNAIIQGALYGVEIEGATLYCTHMPCSACSKMLINAGIRRVVYRHGYPDELARSLTGEAGVEMVCLED, from the coding sequence ATGGCCAGACCCAGTTGGGACGAATATTTTATGCAAATTGCGGATGTTGTCGCTACGCGATCGACATGTTGTCGCCGTCAGGTTGGTGCCGCCATTGTCAAAGGCAAGCGCCTATTAACAACTGGTTATAATGGTGCGCCGCAGGGACTGGCGCATTGCCTGGAAATCGGCTGCATGCGGGAGAAGCTGGGCATACCATCAGGCGAACGACATGAACTTTGCCGCGGTCTGCACGCTGAACAAAATGCCATTATTCAAGGGGCGTTATATGGAGTGGAGATTGAAGGTGCCACCCTTTACTGTACTCACATGCCTTGTTCCGCCTGTTCGAAGATGTTGATCAACGCCGGTATCAGGCGCGTTGTTTACCGCCACGGTTACCCGGACGAACTAGCCAGATCCCTGACGGGAGAAGCTGGGGTAGAAATGGTTTGTTTAGAAGACTAA
- a CDS encoding anion permease has protein sequence MNSNARKGLLVVLIGLVIWFLPVPAGLKPQAWQLFAIFVATILGFILQPLPIGAVALISVGITGFLKIVSPADVLSGFGNTTIWLIVSAFLFAKGFIKTGLGRRIAYKIMGEIGDSSLKLGYAMVLSDLIIAPATPSNTARAGGILYPIVRSLCSAFDSEPGASSRKIGSYLMKTTFQGNCITSAMFITAVAPNSLVVALAAQTAKVNISWGTWALAGIVPGLVALAVTPYIIYKLYPPEITKTPEAKELARKEIEKMGPMSRGEKIVAAVFVLALILWATASFTKLDATMVAMVCVGIMLIGQAIEWKDVIEEKGAWDTLIWMGALMSLAGALNKLGLIGWFAKLVGGSLAGVSWWMALGVLLLVYMYSHYAFASLSAHVTAMYAAFLAVAVAAGSPPFLAAMSLGVISALYGGLTHYATGPAPIYFGAGYIPQGTWWKIGFVMSISNLIIFIGLGGLWWKVLGLW, from the coding sequence GTGAACAGTAACGCGAGAAAAGGACTTCTTGTTGTACTAATTGGCTTAGTGATTTGGTTCCTACCTGTACCGGCTGGTCTGAAGCCTCAGGCCTGGCAATTATTCGCAATTTTTGTCGCCACCATTCTTGGTTTCATTCTTCAACCGCTGCCAATTGGTGCCGTTGCGCTAATTAGTGTTGGCATCACTGGATTTCTTAAGATTGTTAGTCCAGCCGATGTTTTGTCCGGATTCGGCAATACGACCATCTGGTTAATCGTGTCTGCATTTTTGTTCGCCAAAGGATTTATTAAGACCGGTTTGGGACGGCGCATTGCTTACAAGATCATGGGCGAGATCGGCGATAGCTCGTTAAAATTGGGCTATGCTATGGTGCTGAGCGACTTGATCATTGCTCCGGCAACACCTTCCAATACCGCCCGCGCTGGCGGCATTCTTTATCCGATTGTTCGCAGTCTGTGTTCCGCTTTTGATTCTGAACCAGGCGCATCTTCGCGCAAGATTGGTTCGTATTTGATGAAGACTACGTTTCAAGGCAACTGTATTACTTCAGCGATGTTTATTACTGCAGTGGCACCAAACTCACTGGTTGTTGCTTTGGCGGCGCAAACTGCAAAAGTTAATATCAGTTGGGGTACCTGGGCGCTGGCTGGCATTGTTCCCGGCCTTGTTGCTTTGGCAGTGACGCCATATATTATCTATAAACTGTATCCGCCGGAAATTACTAAAACTCCTGAAGCAAAGGAACTGGCCCGCAAGGAAATCGAAAAGATGGGCCCGATGTCCCGCGGTGAAAAGATTGTTGCTGCTGTATTCGTTTTAGCCCTGATACTCTGGGCTACAGCATCGTTTACTAAACTGGATGCTACCATGGTTGCTATGGTTTGTGTTGGCATTATGCTGATCGGCCAGGCAATTGAATGGAAAGATGTAATCGAAGAAAAAGGCGCTTGGGACACTCTGATCTGGATGGGTGCTCTGATGAGTCTTGCCGGTGCGCTCAATAAGTTGGGGCTGATTGGCTGGTTTGCTAAGTTAGTCGGCGGTTCACTTGCTGGCGTTTCCTGGTGGATGGCGCTCGGTGTTCTACTGTTGGTGTATATGTATTCTCACTATGCGTTCGCCAGCTTGTCAGCTCACGTTACCGCCATGTACGCAGCGTTCTTGGCTGTTGCTGTCGCCGCTGGTTCACCGCCTTTCCTGGCAGCAATGAGTCTTGGTGTAATTTCGGCTTTGTATGGCGGCCTGACTCACTACGCAACCGGCCCAGCGCCGATTTACTTCGGAGCCGGTTATATTCCGCAAGGAACCTGGTGGAAAATAGGCTTTGTTATGTCTATCAGTAACCTGATTATTTTCATTGGGTTGGGCGGACTATGGTGGAAAGTCCTCGGCCTCTGGTAA
- a CDS encoding sigma-54 interaction domain-containing protein — MDVMTDFFGVADATNALIEAIYEGVLIADADAIVRYVNEGYLTTAGLQREDIIGKSLACVRPGSVLPQVIKSGQSRLGVYRHEGNVEYVVDMAPIRLDGIIIGGISVVKGIARIQRLSKEMEKYVQTNRELKAAVNSAYQARYTFKDAIGVSGEFRHAVDLARRMAGFDEDILITGESGTGKELFAQAIHNASSRAAKPFVAVNCSTLSSPLVESELFGYSGGSFTGALKGGKAGLFSVADGGTIMLDEIADLPYDMQAKLLRVLQERKLRRVGSSTEEGVDIRVIAATNKDLLTLAKEGKYREDLYYRLSAMALEIPSLRRRREDLKPLADHFLGEWCKRNGRRISFLPSAYAMMESYNWPGNIREFKNVIQFSAYTCDSDSIAIIHLPKSALNQPVSLQASASGKSNSYSGNFSGSLKKILEETEQAVILSMLLKHGESLEAKKLIAAELGISLATLYNKARR; from the coding sequence ATGGATGTAATGACAGATTTTTTTGGCGTGGCTGATGCGACGAACGCTTTGATCGAGGCAATATATGAAGGCGTTTTAATTGCTGATGCGGATGCAATTGTTCGTTATGTGAATGAGGGATATTTAACGACAGCTGGATTGCAGCGCGAAGACATCATTGGGAAATCCTTGGCCTGTGTGCGTCCAGGCAGTGTTTTGCCGCAGGTCATTAAGAGTGGTCAGTCAAGACTGGGTGTTTATCGCCATGAGGGTAATGTTGAGTATGTTGTGGATATGGCGCCAATCCGTTTGGACGGCATAATTATCGGCGGTATCTCTGTCGTCAAGGGAATTGCGCGGATTCAGCGCCTGTCAAAAGAAATGGAAAAATATGTTCAGACCAACCGTGAGTTAAAAGCTGCTGTTAACAGCGCCTATCAGGCTCGCTATACCTTTAAGGATGCCATTGGCGTCTCCGGTGAATTTCGACATGCTGTCGATTTGGCCCGGCGCATGGCAGGCTTTGATGAAGACATTCTCATTACCGGCGAGAGCGGAACAGGGAAAGAGTTGTTTGCTCAGGCGATTCATAATGCCAGTTCACGTGCTGCTAAGCCGTTTGTCGCGGTTAACTGCTCTACTCTTAGCTCGCCTTTAGTGGAAAGCGAGCTGTTTGGTTATTCTGGCGGATCCTTTACCGGTGCACTGAAGGGAGGTAAAGCCGGTTTATTTTCTGTTGCTGATGGCGGCACGATCATGCTGGATGAGATTGCCGATTTGCCTTATGATATGCAAGCTAAGCTGCTCAGGGTTTTGCAGGAACGAAAACTGAGAAGAGTGGGGTCCTCCACGGAAGAAGGCGTGGACATCCGGGTCATTGCGGCAACAAATAAGGATTTGTTAACCTTGGCCAAAGAAGGTAAATACCGCGAGGACTTGTACTATCGTCTGTCGGCAATGGCGCTAGAAATCCCTAGCCTTCGCCGTAGACGGGAAGACTTGAAGCCGCTGGCCGATCATTTCTTGGGCGAATGGTGCAAACGTAACGGCAGACGAATCTCGTTTCTTCCTTCCGCGTATGCCATGATGGAGAGTTATAATTGGCCTGGAAATATCCGGGAATTCAAGAATGTAATTCAGTTTTCCGCCTATACTTGTGATAGTGATTCAATTGCCATTATTCACCTGCCTAAATCCGCCTTAAATCAGCCCGTCTCATTGCAGGCTTCTGCGTCCGGCAAGAGCAATAGTTACAGCGGAAACTTCTCAGGTAGCTTAAAGAAGATCCTGGAAGAGACAGAACAGGCGGTTATCCTCTCCATGCTGCTGAAGCATGGAGAGAGCTTGGAAGCGAAGAAGTTGATAGCGGCGGAATTGGGAATCTCACTGGCAACACTATATAATAAGGCGCGCCGTTAA
- a CDS encoding CaiB/BaiF CoA transferase family protein gives MNSAGIKPGALSGIRILDLTRVLAGPFCTMLLGDMGAEIIKIEEPGKGDDTRGYPPFIDGFSTYFGNMNRNKQSVTLDLKHHQGKQLFKEMVKKADVVIENYKPGTMAKLGIGYEDLKEINPQLVFASISGFGQYGPYTERPGYDIIGQAMGGLMSVSGWPDSPPTRSGTAMGDILGGLNCCIGILAALKGRDVTGRGQSVDVSLVDSVVSAMETILQIYLVEGRVPGRIGNRYEFIAPYDSFPATDGWAVIAVGNNAVWKRFCQVIGREDLIEHPDYKNNIDRVKNHQGLTELVSAWTITRTVDDVVETLLAKSVPSAPINDVSRIVNDPHIAGAREMFVEISTPVGKNMKVVACPIKFSETKASVRQGAPALGEHNDDVLSSVLGMDETAIARLKQSGALG, from the coding sequence ATGAATTCAGCAGGTATTAAACCCGGCGCTTTATCTGGTATCCGGATATTAGACTTGACCCGTGTTTTGGCAGGCCCATTCTGTACCATGCTGCTAGGAGACATGGGGGCTGAGATCATCAAGATTGAAGAACCGGGAAAAGGTGATGACACGCGGGGCTATCCACCGTTTATTGATGGTTTCAGCACATATTTTGGCAACATGAACCGGAATAAGCAGAGTGTGACTCTTGATCTCAAACATCACCAAGGTAAACAGTTATTTAAGGAAATGGTGAAGAAGGCTGACGTTGTTATTGAGAACTATAAGCCAGGTACGATGGCGAAGTTGGGGATTGGTTATGAAGACTTGAAGGAGATTAATCCGCAACTGGTCTTCGCCTCCATTTCGGGCTTCGGTCAGTATGGACCCTACACAGAACGTCCCGGCTATGACATTATCGGGCAGGCCATGGGCGGATTGATGAGCGTCTCTGGCTGGCCGGACTCGCCGCCAACCCGCAGTGGTACAGCCATGGGAGATATTCTTGGCGGATTGAATTGCTGTATTGGCATTTTGGCTGCCTTAAAGGGGCGAGACGTAACTGGCCGCGGTCAAAGTGTCGATGTTTCGTTAGTTGACTCTGTCGTTAGCGCGATGGAGACAATTCTACAGATTTACCTGGTCGAAGGCAGAGTGCCTGGCCGGATCGGCAACCGTTATGAATTCATTGCTCCCTATGATTCGTTTCCGGCTACAGACGGCTGGGCTGTTATTGCGGTAGGCAACAATGCGGTCTGGAAACGGTTCTGCCAAGTAATCGGCAGAGAGGATCTGATTGAACATCCGGATTACAAAAACAATATCGACCGGGTAAAAAATCATCAAGGCCTTACTGAGCTGGTTTCAGCCTGGACTATAACGCGCACGGTTGATGATGTGGTGGAGACACTTTTGGCCAAAAGCGTCCCCAGCGCCCCGATTAATGATGTGTCAAGAATTGTTAACGACCCTCACATAGCAGGGGCCAGGGAAATGTTTGTCGAGATTTCCACACCAGTTGGCAAAAACATGAAAGTAGTGGCATGTCCGATTAAGTTCTCAGAGACTAAAGCTTCAGTGCGCCAAGGTGCGCCTGCCCTGGGCGAACATAATGATGATGTGCTCAGCAGTGTTCTGGGAATGGACGAAACGGCTATTGCGCGATTGAAGCAAAGTGGTGCATTAGGATAA